AAATGAGAAGAAACCTAAGGAGATGCTACGTGTAGACTGGGAGATAAAAGACCTCTCGGCAATGGAATCTGGGCATGGAGTCTATTTCCTCCGTAGCAATGTCAGGACACTTTCTGAGCGTGTAACATGGGAATACTACAATCTCATTCGTGAGATAGAATGTACGAACAGACAACTAAAGAATGATCTCAACCTCCGTCCAATCTATCATCAGAAAGATGAGCGAAGCGATGCACACCTCTTCTTCGGTTTATTAGCCTACTGGGTGGTAAACACTATCCGTTGTCAATTAAAACGAGAAGGAGAATCCTGTTACTGGACCGAGATAGTACGACGTATGAGTACCCAAAAGCTCGTCACCACAAAAGGGAAGAATCCATTAGGTGAAACCATCGAGATGCGCCAATGTAGTAGTCCTTCAAAGCAAGCAAAACAGATATACGATAAGTTGAACTTAAAACACTCACCATTCAAAAAGAATAAAATTTGTAGGACACAGAGCCCATAAGAAAAACGAGAAAAGTACAGTGACAGTAACAATTAGGCGAAAGTGGGTGTTAAACTTGGGTTAAGTAGGGTTACTTTTTGCAATCTATAATATAGAACGGCTTAGATTCCCTTTTCAGACTGCATCGTCACTTCAATACGGCGGTTACTCTTGATAAGGTTGCGGGCAATACGCTGGATGTCAGCAGCTGTGATATTGCGCACGATTGTCTTGTAGTCTTTGTCAAAGTCAACTCCGTGGCGCAGCTGGTTGTATATCACGTAGAGCCAGTAGTCGTTGGTAACAGAAGACTGGTCGTACTGCTTCAGGAGGTATTCCTTCACCTTTTGCAGACTTACTGCCTCTGGACCCTTATTCGCAATGTGCTCAATCTGCTTTGTGATGATCGGCATTACCATGTTATACTTGTCTGGGTCGGTATCAAAGGCAATCTTCAACATGGCGTGAGGATTGCTTGACTTACTTAGACTCTGCTGCAGCTTCACACCATATACTCCACCTTTCTCCTCACGGACAGAGTCGGTATAGGCGATAGACAATACACGCTTAAAGACGTCGAGTTCTAAATCAGACTTCGCTGTATAAGGTTCGTCCCATGTGTAGAAGATGGTTACACGTGCCAATGGCGTCTTCATCTTTTTTTCAAAGCGGTGAGTCTCGTTGCAGTTGCGCACGTCAGGATAAGTCTTCGCAAAGGTTTCCTTTTTGCCTGTTGATGGTAGAGAAGCAATGTACTGCTCTAAGAGAGGGCGCAACTGAGCGATGTCAATGTTACCCATGATAATCATCTTGAAGTTGGAAGCATTGCTGAAACGCTCCTTGTAAATCTCAAGAACACGGTCATAGCTCACCTTGTCAAGTGATGCAGCCTTGAGTGGTTGTACACGTGGCGAGTTATCGTAAACGATAGCTGCGATAGAGTCGTTGTAGCTAACGTTAGGACTTACCTCACGGTTGGTGAGGAAAGAACGCATACGGTTAACTTCTGACTGGAACACCTGATCATCACGACGGAGATTGGTAAAATACAAGTAAGTAAGTTCAAACAGTGTGCGGATGTCTTTGATAGATGAATTACCGCTGATAGACTGTGTTTCATTGCCTACACCAGCGTTGATACGAACAGTCTTGCCAGCTAAGAACTTATTGAGTTCTGTTGCACTGAAACGGCCAACACCACCTTCTTTTACAGCTGCTGAGATAAACTGTGTGTTAATCAAGTCCTTGGCTGGATAGAGGGAAGAACCACCTTCTGCAAAGAAGTTCAGTGTCACAGCATCCTTCTGATAGTCGGTCTTCTTGAAGTAAACTTTCACACCATTGCTCAGGGTGATTTCCGTTGTTCCGTGCAAGCCTGCTTTCTCACTCTTGATACGTCCCTTCTTCGGTAACGTCTCTATAAGTTTATCGTCCAACTTCTTCTCGACATACTTAGGATAGGTCTTTGCCTGTGCATCGAGAACCATTTGCTCAAACTGCGCATCTGAGGGAACATTTACTCCAGCTTTGTCTGGTGCATATACAACAAGCACCTGATTCTTATTCGTGATGGCTTCACGCATAGCCTCATTGACCTCGTCGAGTGTCACCTCATTAAAGAACTGGTCATCGAGTTGCTTGTCGTAAGCCTCGGTGGTGATGGGTTCATTATCGAGGAAATTCTGCTTTGCACGACGTACATAGTATGAATTGCGACGGTCGTTACGTTCATTGTATTGGCGGTCAATCACCTTCTGGCGGAAAGCTTTGGCACGAGCAAGTTCTGACGGAGTAAAACCATGCTGACGGATTTGCTCAATCGTACCCACTGCTGCATCAAACGAACCCTTTACATCTTCCTGACGAGCACCAAAAGAGAGGACAAAGGCATCTTTTGTACGACTAATCAAGAATTGTCCCATACGTGCAGAAGCACTCAAACAAGGCTTTGGATTCTTGTCCTGCATCTCGTTAAGGCGTTCGCCAATCATATAAGAGACTAAGTCGTCAACATATCCGTCTCGCTGATATTTTACCGAAGACTTCTCTGAATCGGGTGTAGCCTCACGCTTCATATAAAGTGTAACGAGCATGATAGGTTGTTCTGAATCCTTCAATGAGGCTACAATCATCTTGTCGTTGTCATTCACTGGGAAGTAATCACGATGAGCAGCATTTTCAGGCATAGGAATAGCAGAGAAGACAGACTGAATCTTCTTCTCCATCTGGTCTACATCAATATCACCCACAACGATGATTGCTTGTAGGTCTGGGCGATACCATTTGTGGTAATAGTCGCGAAGTGCCTTGTAAGGGAAGTTGTCTACAATCTCCATCTTACCGATTGGCAGACAGTCTTCATACTTCGTACCACGATAGACGATTGGCAATGCCTCTTCCATCAGACGCTGTGAAGCCATACCAGCACGACGAGTACGCCACTCCTCATGAATGACACCACGCTCTTTGTCTATCTCCTTGTCCTCAAGGTCCAAGTAGTGACTCCAGTCGTGGAGGATAAGTAGGGTAGAGTCGATAGTTGCCTCATGCTTTACTGGTACGGAACTAACATTATAAACCGTTTCGTCAACGGAGGTGTAAGCGTTGAGGTTGGTACCGAACTTGATACCATGTGCCTCACACCAGTGAACGATACTTGGTGAAGAAGGGGTATTCTTGAAGTTCTTACTTCCATTGAAAGCCATGTGCTCAAGGAAGTGAGCCAATCCTCTTTGGTTAGGTTCTTCGAGAATACTTCCCACACGCTGTGCAATGTAGAAGTCGGCTATTCCTTTCTCCTTAGCATTGTGGCGTATGTAATAGGTCATACCATTCTTCAACTTACCTATGCGGAAGCTGTTGTCGGTACTGACATTCTGCGCCATAGCACCTGTCACGAGGAGCAGGAGTACAAGCGCATTGATGATTCTTTTGTTCATTAACATAATATGTGAGTGATTCCTTTTATAATTCTTTTATGTCTGTCTGATTTTTATTCTTTATAGGATAATGTCTTTCTATTGATGAGTTGCCTTCGTCTTAATAGCATATCGTACTCTATTAAGTGCTCCGCACGTGTGGTGCGGAGGCCCAACACTACTTGTGCAAGCGCTTAACACCATTCGTGCTGACCAATAGTAAGACTGTTAGAAGGTGCAACCAATGGTCAGTCTGCCCGTTGAATAGTTCCTACCTATGAGATAAGCGTTGCCGTCGTTGGTGTGACGATGGGTGAAGTCGAAGGCAGTGTAGGTCTTCAGCTTGGTTCCTGGAAGGACAAAGGCATATTTAAGTCCGAGCTGGAGGGAGTATTGTGGGTCTGTAAGATACTTATACTCACGATACATCAGTACGTCTATCGTAGGAAAACCGTTCTGCTTGTCAGATGGTTTAGCTAATGTTCCATCCTCGAAAGCATCGCCCTTTCCCTTCTTATAGGCAAAGCCTGCTTGTAGTGAAAGTACTCCCTTTCGGAAAAGGAGGTTACGTGTAAGACTTGTATAAGCCTCTGTAGTGTGGATGTCTTGACGTCGGAAGTAAGGGTAGCTGTAGCCTGTCTGCTTGCGATGAGCGAAGTTAGTGCCCGCTTCTATCGTCCAAAGAGGTAACTCGTTTGTCACTCCATAATAGCCTGTATAGCCAAGATGCACATCGTTCCACGCCTTATTGGCACTCTTTACCGGGTCAAGATACTGATAGAAATATGCCCCTTGTTTGTTTTTGTTAGAACGATAAGCATTCATCTCGTTGACAAGATTCTCGCTTGAGAAACTAAAGTCAAGATGATGTATCTGCTTTTCGAGTTTCAGAGAGAGGCGTGTCTGGTAGTCATAAATATGGCTATGATGATTGGTGTGAACAATCGTATAGGGTGACTTCCTACCATAATAACCCTTGCGATAAGCCATGTCCAAGTGGTTAAACCATGAGAGATGTGGTAGGATTTCCCAGCCAAGTTGTAAACCTAAACCATGATATTCATTGAGCATAGGTTGTTCCCTATTGCTATCAGTAAAGCCCGAACTACTGAAGGGTTCAGTCTTACCAATCCACGGACCATAGTTGATATAAGACGTAAACTCTTGTGCATTTGAAGCGTAGGTACTAAAGATTACGCTCTCTGTGTTCCGTCGGTAAGTATAGTCAAGACCAAGACTAAAAGGCTGTAATGGTATATAGACACCTGTGGTGAGGGCTAAATCCATCAGCTTTGTCTTATGTCTTAAATCCTTATACTTAGCAACGTTTGCCGCAGTGAAGTCCACCTTTGTACCAATGGCAAGTCCTTTATATATCTCCCAAGACAATGCCCCCATAAGATTATAGGTGTCACGATGCTTTGTGCCAGCATTATTTAGCGAGTCTTCGACAATATCGAACGGTAGACGTTGGGTTTGTATGAACGCCGAACCAGTCATATTACGCCCAGAGAAGTTGTCATAACGCATACTTCCCGACAAGACAATCTTGTCTGTTAGTCGATAGAATGAAGACACGTTAGCACCCGCCTGCACGGTACGTGGCGACGCATCATAGTTGACAAAGCCTCCCTTGCCATACTGCACATACACTTCAGCCAAGGAAATGTTCTTTGTCTTGAATCGTGCTAAGGCCGCTGCATTGTCATTCCTCAGCCATGCATCGCTATTGGCAACGAAGCTAAAATCACGATGGAGCAGACTATCCTTAGCCTGCTCCTGTGCGTTGAGGCTGGCAGAGAGGGTTACTCCTGCCAGTATAAGTGTCATGAACCTATATCTCATCTTACAGGTTATGTTCTTTTATCATCTGTTTTACTTGTCTCTCAGTGAGAACTGACTGCGCTCGTGGAAGTCAGCAGTAGAGTTGTTTGTGTCCATGTAGACAATCTTTGCTCCCTTCTTCATAGATGCTTCAGCGTCGATATGACTTGGGTCTGCGCCATACTGATAGTTATAAACCAACTTATCGGCATTGCCTTCAATCTTCTTTGTAGCTACAGCATCCACGTTACGATATACACTATGACCAAGTTTGATAGTCTGTTTTACATAACCAGCATCTACGTCAGAGCCGAAACGCTTCTTACTCTCGCTCTCTTTAATTTCCTGATAAACCTCAACACCATCGATAATCCAGTCTGTAGGAACTTTCAAAACAGCATAAACTTTTGTCTTTGGCTTGTCTGGTGCATATGTGATATTGCTTGCATCGTTTGCGAAAGCAGCAGGTGTTGTGTTCTTTGTCTGGAAGATGAAGAAAGCTGGAGATGTCTGACTAAGTGGCCAAGCATTAGCTTGTCCAAATTTTACTGCCTTTAGGTATTGGCTGGCTGGGATAACATCAGCCGGTGTTGGATAATAGGATGTCATGTTGAAACCAGACTCTGGATCATACATTGTATAGTAGTCCTTGTTGGCATAGTTAACGCTCTTTGAATAGGTCTTGGTGTTATCTATTGCTCCCATACAGTTAATAACAACCTGTGAGTAAGGTTCAATCACCAATGAATTCTGGAAGTACCATATACCACAAGCTGCTGGAACCCATCCCTGTGATACATAAGATGGCTCTGTCGCACTTGCACTATACCATGCATTTGCAGCATGTGCATTGTATGGATCTAACATACCAATAGCCAAGTTGCTGATTACCGCTGTCTTACCACCATTGTTGTAGAGGATAAAACCCTTGTCAGATTGGAAGAACTTCTTGGGGTCTTTATCGTCTGGTACACCTGTTGTGTACAGTTCCTTGATGATAACTTGGTCAGCATTCTGATCAGGCAATTGGAAAGTAACGTTCTTTACATCTGATGCTTTGATAACTTGTACGGTACCATCGTTATGTGTCACAACCATATCCCATACTTGTGCATTGATGTTGCCAATGAAAGCGAACATGGCAACAAGGAGAAGTAATATTTTCTTCATATCTTTTCTATTTAATTTCTAATGTTATTCTTACTTATTCATAAACTTAAAACTCTTAGTTGGTGTGCGGAGGATGTAGACACCCTTTGGCAATGATGACAGGTCAAGGGCAACTCGTCCTTCACCATCTGCTGTTACAGAACTGATTTGTGTACCATTAAGATTGTAAATAGCCACTCTTGCACCTGCTTTCAATCCACTTACTTCTGCATTACTGAATGAGAATTGAGGTGTATTAGACCCATTTTTTTGGTCATTCGAAGGCACACTACTAATGCTTGTCGGCACCTTCTTCTCAATAAAATGGTAATCCTGCACGCCTGTCAGTGCTGTTGTGAGTTTCTGATCCTTACAAGTAATAACAAGGTTGTTTGCCTCTATGGTTATAACAGGAAATGACTCCAAAGCAAACTCGGTCTTTGTTCCATTCGTTTCGGTCAAGACAAGGCAGGTTATCATCTTCTCTTGTACTGTCTGTGCAAAGCCACTAAGGGGAATGAACGACAGTGTCAAAGCGATAAGCCCTATAAAACTTATTTTCTTCATAAACATTGTTTTTAATTTATACTATCTTTATTTCTCTTTTAATTCACGATACGTTTCTTCGACATTACTAATGGTAAGGTTACCACGTGAGGAGAGTCTACTGCAACGACTACCTGCGACTTGGCACCATTGAAGAAGTAGCGATAGTCTGTGGTCTCCTTTCTTGCAGAGCTGCTGACCTTATACAAACCGGATGGAATGCTGAAGTGAGCCACTCCTTGTGTATCTGTGCTATCAACAAAGGTACTTGCCACCGCATCTTGTAACTCAACGCGCAGTCCTTCATACGACCCGTCATAAGTGCTTGGGAACTCTAACTTCACATCAAAGTTGATAACCTCAATCCCTTCTTCATAATCAGCACACGAGACCAACAGCGTTATCACGCATACTGCAAGTAAACAAAATATCTTTCTCATTATATCTTTAATCTTAATGAAAGTCCATAATAGAAGCTCGGAACATACCCACTACCAAAGAGACTTGTTTCAAGTCCTGTCTGGGAAGAGTGTATCTGAGCAAGTGTGTTAAAGAAGTTATTGGCATAAAAAGATATAGATACGTGCTTACCAATTTCCTTTGTTACACTCAAGTTAGCCGACCAGAACGCACTCAACTTATTCGGATTCAATGTGTAAGGATAGTTTGTTCGCACAACCAACTGTGCTAAGTCGTTGTATAACCCTCTGTCATTCGTTGCTGCCCAACGTAACTTCTCTGCAAAAGGAACCAGTGTCTCTGGTGCATCCCATGTGCTGTAATATTCTGGATAGACGATGACTGTTTGATTCTTTTTCTTACCATTATATGCCTCACCAAAGTATTCATTCCCACTATTCACGACATATCCTCGACTGCTGGTAGCTCTACTGTAAGTATAGAGTGAGCTTTCCATGCGCAAAGCAATGATGAGTCGAATCTTTGGTATATGTGTCGTCAATGTGACATTCATATCCACCTGCCCACTAACAGAGCCATTTGAAGGTGAAGCATTGGCAGTATAGTTGGTTGAAGTAGCTGCGCCACCACGATAATAACCAATATACTGATAGAGCTTTCCGTCTGACTGACGTGTGTTCAGACCTACAGGAATATCTGCAAAGAGGGTTTCGTCCTGTGCCTTATAATGATAATACTTACCATCAACACGTACCTGTGTGCGGAGCGACTTAATCTGTTTGAAATCTACAATCCATTCTAAACCATAGCGACTCAATGGGTCAGCATTCACATATTTTGTATTGGTAACGTAGGTGTTGCGCTCGTCATAACCGAGTACAACTGGTTTTTTTACACCGCTGGCATCACTTACTGTCACAACACCTGTTTGTGGATCAATCGAGAAGAGACGATTTGGAGCATCAATACCACTTGCTTGCAGTCTTGCAGGTGAGGTGTATTTATAGGTGAAAGGTGAGTAAACATTCGTTGCCATGTAAGGATTGAAAATCTTACTATGGAAGAATGACAAGTTGACATCTGCTATCTTCGTTCTCATCTCCACACCTAAATCCCACTGGTTGGCGTGTTGCCACTTCAAAGCAGCATTGTATCGTGCCTTTGAAGGGTAGGTGTAATAAGCGTAATACGAGCGGTTGTTTGCATCACTTGTAGACGAGAATGCTAACATATCACGATAAGATGGAGAAGGGTAGAGTACTTGGAAACTTGGAAGTTTCACGCTCTTGCCCCATCCTGAATGTAAGCTAAGACTATTAACCCAACTTTCTTGGTCAAAGCGAAGCACGTAACGCATATTCAGTCGTGGTGAAAGACTACCCACTGTACCGTATTCTGAGCCTGGAATGGAGGTAATATCTTCACGTACACCTGCTGTCAATTCAATGTTCTGTTTATCATTGATAGCCATTGATAGCTTGTCTTCGGCATAGAGTGCCATATTGTTTAAAGCGGGAAGGGCATCAAAACGATATTCACGCCATGTTGGTGCATAGCGCATATTCTCGTAGTATGTTCCCTTTCCTTTGTTCTTACTGCTGGTCCACTCTGCACCAACAAGTAGGCGATTGCGGAACTTTCCAAATGATTTATTCCAATTGCCCTTTAGCTTCAAACTATAGGTGAATGGCTTTGAGTCGCCGAAGCCACGTAGATACCAATAACCCGTAGGACCAAGGATTATGTTGGCAGAAGGGTTCTTGTCGTAGTCTTCAGCAATGTTATATCCCTCCGTCAAGGTGTGGATATAAGGTTGTGTAGAACTACTACTCTCGTTGCTATAACTTTCTGAGCGTTTGTCAGCGTAGGTGAAGGCTGCTGTAAAATTAAGGTTGGTTATCCATGACTTGTTCAGCAACCAATCAAGGCGCACATTAGCTCCCACATTATTATCCTTAACCTTATAATAACTGTCTAAGTTGCGGTCTGGGTCTGCCTTTGAGTCATAACCTCCCACGCCTCCATTCAGACCGATGTCTAAGGTTAGAGGCTGTGTCTTTTTCATAAAGACATTCATATAATGTAGTGACAGCACATTGCGCTGATAAGCTGTATAAGGTGAAGCTGCATCCGAGAAAGAGCGTGCATGTTCAAGGGAGAAATTGATAAGTCCAGCATTCTTGCCCAAGTCTAATCCTTTGTGAAGGGCTATTTGGCGGGTGTGCTGATTGATACTTCCTTCTAAGATAAAAGGTGAACTACCTCTGCGTGTCTTTACCTTTACTACACCGTTGGTGAGATCGCCGTATTCAACAGAGGCAATACCGGGTACAACTTCCACGCTTTCAATGTTAGAAGCACTTACGCCACGCGTACTTACACCAGCCGTTTCGCCCATCGTAGCATTGTTGTTAAGTCGAATGCCATCCACTTCTATGGCTGTTCCAAACGATGCATTACCTCGCTCTGATGAACCGCTACGCAAAGTAAGCTTGCTATCGTTCATCAAAGAGGGGTTCACACTCTTACCGCCCGGCAGGAGTTGGGCAATATCGCCCAAAGTCATTATCTGTTGATTGTCTAATGTCTTACGGTCAATGGTGTAAGAGGTTGTTATCTCATCTTTCTTTCGATGCGCAACAACTTGTACTTCATCAAGTTGAAGGTTGTCTTCGGCAAGGCGCACGTTGAGCGTGGCACCATCAGCATTAATGATGACAACTATTGTTTGTTCTGCATAACCAAGACAAGAAATCACCGCTGTACACTTTCCTTTCGGTACGTTTTTTATCGTGAAACAACCTTTTTCGTCCGTAAAAGCGTATAAGCGATTTTCCTTCAATGTGACTGTTGCGTAGGCGATAGGCTTACGATCATCTTTGCCAACAACACAACCTGTCAGTGTCTGGGCTATACCATTGATACTTAGTCCGCAAAATACAATAGACGCTATCATCCTATTCGTGAAACTCATCAGTGCAAAATTATAATAAGATAAAGAACCCTACAATACTTAAAAGTTGGTATTTATAAGCTTTTCTCTATTAATTTTATAGGATTTCTATATTTCTTTCGCATTTCCTTGCCAGTTCTAAAAAGATGTTTTACCTTTGCGGCCGTGAAACAATTAGCAATGACATATCCAGCCAATTCAGCGCAGCAAAGAAACTTTGATTTCTTTGCCTTTTTTAGTGCTTTATATTTGGTAGTTTCAGATATTTTGCTAACACACACACACACACACACACACACACACACAGGCGCACCTAGCGTTTAGTCATACTTTTTTTCTTCCATCCTACGCGCGCGCGAAGCGTGGTGTAACGCTTGTAAACAAAGGACTTCATGGAGTTTCCTTTGTTCGCTTTTTTGTGCCCGTTTGCGAGCTAT
The Prevotella melaninogenica DNA segment above includes these coding regions:
- a CDS encoding M16 family metallopeptidase — protein: MLMNKRIINALVLLLLVTGAMAQNVSTDNSFRIGKLKNGMTYYIRHNAKEKGIADFYIAQRVGSILEEPNQRGLAHFLEHMAFNGSKNFKNTPSSPSIVHWCEAHGIKFGTNLNAYTSVDETVYNVSSVPVKHEATIDSTLLILHDWSHYLDLEDKEIDKERGVIHEEWRTRRAGMASQRLMEEALPIVYRGTKYEDCLPIGKMEIVDNFPYKALRDYYHKWYRPDLQAIIVVGDIDVDQMEKKIQSVFSAIPMPENAAHRDYFPVNDNDKMIVASLKDSEQPIMLVTLYMKREATPDSEKSSVKYQRDGYVDDLVSYMIGERLNEMQDKNPKPCLSASARMGQFLISRTKDAFVLSFGARQEDVKGSFDAAVGTIEQIRQHGFTPSELARAKAFRQKVIDRQYNERNDRRNSYYVRRAKQNFLDNEPITTEAYDKQLDDQFFNEVTLDEVNEAMREAITNKNQVLVVYAPDKAGVNVPSDAQFEQMVLDAQAKTYPKYVEKKLDDKLIETLPKKGRIKSEKAGLHGTTEITLSNGVKVYFKKTDYQKDAVTLNFFAEGGSSLYPAKDLINTQFISAAVKEGGVGRFSATELNKFLAGKTVRINAGVGNETQSISGNSSIKDIRTLFELTYLYFTNLRRDDQVFQSEVNRMRSFLTNREVSPNVSYNDSIAAIVYDNSPRVQPLKAASLDKVSYDRVLEIYKERFSNASNFKMIIMGNIDIAQLRPLLEQYIASLPSTGKKETFAKTYPDVRNCNETHRFEKKMKTPLARVTIFYTWDEPYTAKSDLELDVFKRVLSIAYTDSVREEKGGVYGVKLQQSLSKSSNPHAMLKIAFDTDPDKYNMVMPIITKQIEHIANKGPEAVSLQKVKEYLLKQYDQSSVTNDYWLYVIYNQLRHGVDFDKDYKTIVRNITAADIQRIARNLIKSNRRIEVTMQSEKGI
- a CDS encoding T9SS type A sorting domain-containing protein — protein: MKKISFIGLIALTLSFIPLSGFAQTVQEKMITCLVLTETNGTKTEFALESFPVITIEANNLVITCKDQKLTTALTGVQDYHFIEKKVPTSISSVPSNDQKNGSNTPQFSFSNAEVSGLKAGARVAIYNLNGTQISSVTADGEGRVALDLSSLPKGVYILRTPTKSFKFMNK
- a CDS encoding TonB-dependent receptor — encoded protein: MSFTNRMIASIVFCGLSINGIAQTLTGCVVGKDDRKPIAYATVTLKENRLYAFTDEKGCFTIKNVPKGKCTAVISCLGYAEQTIVVIINADGATLNVRLAEDNLQLDEVQVVAHRKKDEITTSYTIDRKTLDNQQIMTLGDIAQLLPGGKSVNPSLMNDSKLTLRSGSSERGNASFGTAIEVDGIRLNNNATMGETAGVSTRGVSASNIESVEVVPGIASVEYGDLTNGVVKVKTRRGSSPFILEGSINQHTRQIALHKGLDLGKNAGLINFSLEHARSFSDAASPYTAYQRNVLSLHYMNVFMKKTQPLTLDIGLNGGVGGYDSKADPDRNLDSYYKVKDNNVGANVRLDWLLNKSWITNLNFTAAFTYADKRSESYSNESSSSTQPYIHTLTEGYNIAEDYDKNPSANIILGPTGYWYLRGFGDSKPFTYSLKLKGNWNKSFGKFRNRLLVGAEWTSSKNKGKGTYYENMRYAPTWREYRFDALPALNNMALYAEDKLSMAINDKQNIELTAGVREDITSIPGSEYGTVGSLSPRLNMRYVLRFDQESWVNSLSLHSGWGKSVKLPSFQVLYPSPSYRDMLAFSSTSDANNRSYYAYYTYPSKARYNAALKWQHANQWDLGVEMRTKIADVNLSFFHSKIFNPYMATNVYSPFTYKYTSPARLQASGIDAPNRLFSIDPQTGVVTVSDASGVKKPVVLGYDERNTYVTNTKYVNADPLSRYGLEWIVDFKQIKSLRTQVRVDGKYYHYKAQDETLFADIPVGLNTRQSDGKLYQYIGYYRGGAATSTNYTANASPSNGSVSGQVDMNVTLTTHIPKIRLIIALRMESSLYTYSRATSSRGYVVNSGNEYFGEAYNGKKKNQTVIVYPEYYSTWDAPETLVPFAEKLRWAATNDRGLYNDLAQLVVRTNYPYTLNPNKLSAFWSANLSVTKEIGKHVSISFYANNFFNTLAQIHSSQTGLETSLFGSGYVPSFYYGLSLRLKI
- a CDS encoding DUF6850 family outer membrane beta-barrel protein, whose product is MTLILAGVTLSASLNAQEQAKDSLLHRDFSFVANSDAWLRNDNAAALARFKTKNISLAEVYVQYGKGGFVNYDASPRTVQAGANVSSFYRLTDKIVLSGSMRYDNFSGRNMTGSAFIQTQRLPFDIVEDSLNNAGTKHRDTYNLMGALSWEIYKGLAIGTKVDFTAANVAKYKDLRHKTKLMDLALTTGVYIPLQPFSLGLDYTYRRNTESVIFSTYASNAQEFTSYINYGPWIGKTEPFSSSGFTDSNREQPMLNEYHGLGLQLGWEILPHLSWFNHLDMAYRKGYYGRKSPYTIVHTNHHSHIYDYQTRLSLKLEKQIHHLDFSFSSENLVNEMNAYRSNKNKQGAYFYQYLDPVKSANKAWNDVHLGYTGYYGVTNELPLWTIEAGTNFAHRKQTGYSYPYFRRQDIHTTEAYTSLTRNLLFRKGVLSLQAGFAYKKGKGDAFEDGTLAKPSDKQNGFPTIDVLMYREYKYLTDPQYSLQLGLKYAFVLPGTKLKTYTAFDFTHRHTNDGNAYLIGRNYSTGRLTIGCTF
- a CDS encoding DUF4876 domain-containing protein, which encodes MKKILLLLVAMFAFIGNINAQVWDMVVTHNDGTVQVIKASDVKNVTFQLPDQNADQVIIKELYTTGVPDDKDPKKFFQSDKGFILYNNGGKTAVISNLAIGMLDPYNAHAANAWYSASATEPSYVSQGWVPAACGIWYFQNSLVIEPYSQVVINCMGAIDNTKTYSKSVNYANKDYYTMYDPESGFNMTSYYPTPADVIPASQYLKAVKFGQANAWPLSQTSPAFFIFQTKNTTPAAFANDASNITYAPDKPKTKVYAVLKVPTDWIIDGVEVYQEIKESESKKRFGSDVDAGYVKQTIKLGHSVYRNVDAVATKKIEGNADKLVYNYQYGADPSHIDAEASMKKGAKIVYMDTNNSTADFHERSQFSLRDK